The following DNA comes from Poecilia reticulata strain Guanapo linkage group LG5, Guppy_female_1.0+MT, whole genome shotgun sequence.
GAATGCACAGCTTTGAGTTGGCATATCTTTATTAACCACaagcatttgtgtttttacaaatcagattttcttcacATGAACTCTTTAATTACTACACATTTCAACAACTTAGAATTGTTTAAGTTTAAGATAAGGCTTTTTGAAAGCAATAATTCacccagtttttaaaataaaacatgaaaatgagagaaaatatgGATGCAATGTAACACTGGGTCTGTGCAGACATTTCCAATTATCAGTTCATTCCAGCATTGGAGTacagttcagttttcttcttgatAATTTTCAGTCTTCATGTCGTTTAGGCCCAACTCTTCATTCTGATCGAATGTGCGAGTGTACTTCTCCACGGTCATCTCAGGGTCCTCCTCCGGAGCGTACACATTCTGCATGTAGCTGTTCCCAGCTGGATCGTCCAGGACGACGTGCACTTTCATTTCTCCTGCCAGGATCTTCTCTATCTTCTCCCCAAACTCCTTCAGCTTCTCCACCCGGTCAGTGGAGCTGCTGTCGCCACAGAYGAAGGGGTTTTTGGAGACAGTCAGGTCCTTAATGTCTTGCAGCAGCCCCTCCAGCGTGGTGAACTTCCCACCCAGAGCTGCCATTCCCAGCTCAAACTCCAGCTCCGGGATGAGGACAGAGCAGGTCTCTGACTTGAGCACGTCTCTGGTCATGTCTGAAGCGTCAGTGACGTGCAGCGTGATCCTGGTGCCAAGCGGCTCCGTAGCTCCACCGGATTTGACCTCRTTGGTCCGGTGGCCACAGCTGTCACAGTTGGTGGCCATGATGATGACCTCCTTGAAGTGAGGGATCTTGACCAGCTTCATGTTGGTGGAGGCTGGCGCGTTGCACTCCGGGCAGTTTGTGGGGAACACCAGGACTTCTCCTCTCATAGCGTCCAGGTCGTTCCCTGCAAGCTCCTCCACCTGGTCATCATCAGGCCGTATTCCCAGCTGCTCGTCCTGCWGGGCGGTCCTCTTGAACCGGGTCACTGTCAGAGCCTCGTCCTTTTGAGGCGCCAGAGGATTTTCCACAAAACTGTTCCCCGATGGATCCTCAATCACCAGCGTGAATTCGTGTTCAACATTTTTGAGCCTCTTCAGCTTCTGGATGAACTCCTCTATTTTCTCCGCCACCTGCGGTTCGGCAGCCCGTCTGGCGGGCTGGTCCTGCTCCAGCCCGGCTACCGCTCGGTCCAACAACCCCTCGATGGTAGAAAGCGAGCCTTTCTGGGTAAAAGGAGGTATTTCGAAATCCAGCTCAGGGATCCTGGTGATCGCACAGTCCGCCTTCACAACCTCCCGGTTCAAGTCCTGCTTTGTTTTGACGTTGAGCGTGTAACAGACCCCCTGGTCCTGGATTCGGCCCGCAGACTGGATCTCGGTGTTGGACCAGCTGCAGTGAGCGCAGCTGAAGGAGCTGACGATGATTTCTTTGAAGAAGGGGATTTTAGTGAGGAGCATGCGGGTCGTGCCGTTTTGGTAGCAGTTCATACACAAGCTCTCTATCTCGGTGGGCTGCCACTCTTCGTCGTCCGCACTAAGGTCCCTAAAAACGCTTCCACCGCGAACATTTTCCTCTGAAATAAGTGACATCTTAAACGCCGGATATAATCCTATCACAGTGAAAACTTGCACGCTGTCATTTACTGGTAGAAGATTTCACTTGCCAGAACTTTCTAGACGACACACCGTTGAGAACACGCTTGATTCGTTTGACACAAACCGACTTCCGGATTTTCTTATTCGGTGAACATCTMATTTYGGAAGTCTCTGCTGCCCCCACTAGTATTGTTTTGAAACTGCCCCACAATGAacaacttcattttttatttttttgtaaaactgactcaactttatacattttcatctttatATGATTTTTATAGAGtatcaattttcttttcatttatttattttttatattaaagagAGATTTCTTGCTTTTGACATACAACACGCATTCCctaaattactgtttttaatttgacttttcaattttcaaatatataaaaacttcCAAAATAAATGGCAAAAGATGAATATAATGTCTGAATTGTCTTGAAGAACATTCATCCAATGAGAATTATTAGATTKTTTTACTCCACTGGTTTTGCATTCAAATTAACGGTGCTgtcagaaaaacattaaaaataaatccttataTACGCAAAATGAATAATGGAAGTAAATAATAACTTTCCAATGAAGTCTTTGCTTTCTCTAGATACCACTCAATGATTAAAGGAAATAATGCCCTCCCACCAGAGGATCGTCTGCTGAAGTTCCTTGTGGACAACAACGCAGATGTTGAGGAGACGGTGCTTTGTGCCAACTGTGACCAAGAAAGTAACAAAAAGGTGCAGCACTTTGTTTGCATCTTAAGACAAAAGCCACAAAAAATCAGTTTGCAGTTTTGTTGTAATTGAAAAAGTASAACAACAATTTACTAG
Coding sequences within:
- the zpr1 gene encoding zinc finger protein ZPR1, yielding MSLISEENVRGGSVFRDLSADDEEWQPTEIESLCMNCYQNGTTRMLLTKIPFFKEIIVSSFSCAHCSWSNTEIQSAGRIQDQGVCYTLNVKTKQDLNREVVKADCAITRIPELDFEIPPFTQKGSLSTIEGLLDRAVAGLEQDQPARRAAEPQVAEKIEEFIQKLKRLKNVEHEFTLVIEDPSGNSFVENPLAPQKDEALTVTRFKRTAXQDEQLGIRPDDDQVEELAGNDLDAMRGEVLVFPTNCPECNAPASTNMKLVKIPHFKEVIIMATNCDSCGHRTNEVKSGGATEPLGTRITLHVTDASDMTRDVLKSETCSVLIPELEFELGMAALGGKFTTLEGLLQDIKDLTVSKNPFXCGDSSSTDRVEKLKEFGEKIEKILAGEMKVHVVLDDPAGNSYMQNVYAPEEDPEMTVEKYTRTFDQNEELGLNDMKTENYQEEN